In the genome of Phycisphaerales bacterium, one region contains:
- a CDS encoding DUF1156 domain-containing protein, with protein MTHAYRKKLIEVALPLKAINEASAREKSIRHGHPSTLHLWWARRPLAACRAVLFASLVDDPDSDPVYRRADGSVDEDRAGLKRAELFNLIEELVQWENSNNPRVINAARAEIARCVASRKIERGELEKETIVFGARNGQKHAKGAVSGECITAWDVLTMKAKPEVVNSFLAEFAPPVLDPFCGGGSIPLEAQRLGLRAYASDLNPVPVLITKALIEIPPKFAGRSPVHPPEEHEQARSKGSWNGAEGLAEDVRYYAKWMRDEAEKRIGWLYPKTQITAAMAKGRADLAKYVGRELTVITWLWSRTTPCTNPACGQSVPLVSDPGLCKRSRRSYSLKWTRANRAGEVAEWSVVAEKADPKFSTIGRRGASCPSCGAPIALDDIRDAGQRGKLGRQLMSVVAAGDRERVYLPGGAVDIPQPPSTSPDLLNSSLPEKALGFRVQNYGIRRHRDLFTERQLVLLDTLCKVSHEVFDRVKRDGADDEYARAIAVYLALGIGRVANRHSSQSFYNPNRETVEQVFARNALPMIWVYAEANPFSDSSGNVDGQFEYLYKALAAVPAAAPGIVEQRDARVPWTGNAPVVSTDPPYYDNVPYADLSDFFYVWHRRALSGLFPQLYSTLLTPKQMELIAEPARHETADQAKQFFEDGLRAVFTGINKSADRDVPVTVYYAFKQEEDDEEARTSSGWDTILQGIVDSGWTVTGTWPMRTEQPGGLREHGRNSLASSIVLVCRLRSSAAAMTTRREFLTTLRGELPDALKALQHGNVAPVDLAQAVIGPGMAVFTRYAKVIESDGTPMPVRTALGIINQVLDEVLAEQEGDFDPDTRWALAWFEQFGMNEESFGIAETLSKAKNTAVSGLVEAGVVTARAGKVRLITRTELPDEWNPSTDSRLTVWETTQHLIRTLEAKGETEAARLLASLGGMAETARELAYRLHSISSRKKWAEEERAYNGLVIAWPELTKLALSSRVRQPESQRELF; from the coding sequence GTGACCCACGCCTACCGCAAAAAACTGATCGAAGTCGCGCTGCCGCTCAAGGCCATCAACGAGGCCAGTGCGCGCGAGAAGTCGATCCGGCACGGGCATCCGAGCACGCTGCACCTGTGGTGGGCGCGCCGGCCACTCGCAGCGTGTCGGGCAGTCCTGTTCGCTTCGCTGGTCGATGATCCCGACAGCGACCCGGTCTATCGCCGCGCGGACGGCAGCGTGGACGAGGACCGGGCCGGTTTGAAACGTGCCGAACTGTTCAACCTGATCGAGGAGCTGGTGCAGTGGGAGAACTCGAACAACCCGCGCGTCATCAATGCGGCGCGCGCCGAGATCGCCCGCTGCGTCGCCTCCCGCAAGATCGAACGTGGTGAACTAGAAAAGGAGACGATCGTCTTCGGCGCGAGGAACGGCCAGAAACACGCGAAGGGCGCAGTGTCTGGCGAATGTATCACGGCGTGGGACGTACTCACGATGAAAGCCAAACCGGAAGTCGTCAACTCCTTCCTCGCCGAGTTCGCGCCCCCCGTACTGGACCCGTTCTGCGGCGGCGGATCGATTCCGTTGGAAGCGCAACGGCTCGGCCTTCGCGCTTACGCGTCCGACTTGAACCCCGTGCCGGTGCTGATTACCAAGGCGTTGATCGAGATCCCCCCCAAATTCGCGGGCCGATCGCCGGTTCATCCGCCGGAGGAGCACGAGCAGGCCCGGTCCAAGGGCTCGTGGAACGGAGCCGAGGGGTTGGCGGAGGACGTGCGCTACTACGCCAAGTGGATGCGCGACGAGGCCGAGAAACGGATCGGCTGGCTCTACCCGAAGACGCAAATCACGGCCGCGATGGCGAAAGGCCGCGCGGACCTCGCCAAGTATGTGGGCCGGGAATTGACCGTCATCACTTGGCTTTGGTCGCGCACGACGCCATGCACTAACCCCGCGTGCGGCCAGTCCGTCCCGCTTGTCAGCGATCCCGGACTCTGCAAGAGATCCCGCCGCTCGTACTCCCTCAAGTGGACGAGAGCGAATCGTGCCGGTGAAGTCGCCGAGTGGTCCGTGGTCGCAGAAAAGGCCGATCCGAAGTTCTCGACGATCGGACGGCGGGGTGCATCCTGCCCTTCGTGCGGCGCACCAATCGCGCTGGACGATATTCGGGACGCGGGCCAACGGGGGAAGCTCGGCCGCCAGTTGATGTCCGTCGTCGCCGCAGGAGATCGCGAGCGCGTCTACCTGCCCGGAGGAGCAGTCGATATCCCGCAGCCGCCGAGCACGAGTCCCGACCTGTTGAACTCGTCATTGCCGGAGAAGGCGCTGGGCTTCAGGGTGCAGAACTACGGCATCCGGCGCCACCGGGATCTTTTCACTGAGCGTCAGTTGGTGCTTCTCGACACGCTCTGCAAAGTCTCGCACGAAGTGTTCGACCGAGTGAAACGCGACGGCGCGGACGATGAATACGCTCGTGCGATTGCCGTCTACCTTGCCCTTGGGATCGGGCGCGTCGCCAACCGTCATTCGTCCCAGTCGTTCTACAACCCGAATCGTGAGACGGTCGAACAGGTATTCGCGCGCAACGCGCTGCCGATGATCTGGGTGTATGCGGAGGCGAATCCGTTCTCCGATTCATCCGGCAACGTGGACGGTCAGTTCGAGTATCTGTACAAGGCGCTTGCCGCCGTGCCGGCGGCGGCACCGGGAATCGTCGAACAGCGGGACGCGCGGGTGCCGTGGACCGGCAATGCCCCCGTCGTATCAACCGATCCACCGTACTACGACAACGTACCCTATGCGGACCTGTCAGACTTCTTCTACGTGTGGCATCGCCGCGCTCTTTCCGGCCTGTTTCCGCAGTTGTATTCGACGCTTCTCACCCCCAAGCAGATGGAACTCATCGCAGAACCAGCCCGACACGAGACCGCCGACCAGGCGAAGCAGTTCTTCGAGGATGGACTGCGTGCGGTGTTCACCGGCATAAACAAAAGCGCCGACCGCGACGTGCCCGTGACGGTCTACTACGCATTCAAGCAGGAGGAGGACGACGAGGAAGCTCGAACGTCAAGCGGGTGGGACACCATCCTTCAAGGCATCGTGGATTCGGGATGGACCGTGACCGGCACATGGCCGATGCGAACCGAACAGCCGGGTGGGCTGCGCGAGCACGGCCGGAACTCGCTCGCGTCATCGATCGTGCTGGTCTGTCGGCTGCGCTCAAGCGCGGCGGCCATGACGACGCGGCGAGAGTTTCTGACGACGCTCAGGGGCGAACTCCCCGATGCGCTGAAGGCGCTCCAACACGGGAACGTGGCGCCTGTTGACCTCGCCCAAGCCGTCATCGGACCGGGCATGGCGGTTTTCACACGCTATGCGAAGGTGATTGAGTCGGACGGCACGCCCATGCCCGTGCGAACGGCGCTCGGCATCATCAATCAAGTGCTCGACGAGGTTCTCGCCGAACAGGAAGGCGATTTTGACCCCGACACGCGCTGGGCGCTCGCCTGGTTCGAGCAGTTCGGCATGAACGAGGAATCCTTCGGGATCGCCGAGACTTTGAGTAAGGCAAAGAACACCGCCGTAAGCGGATTGGTGGAGGCGGGCGTTGTCACGGCCCGAGCCGGAAAGGTACGGCTCATCACTCGGACGGAGCTTCCCGACGAATGGAACCCATCGACCGACAGCCGCCTGACGGTATGGGAGACAACCCAACACCTGATCCGAACACTTGAAGCCAAGGGCGAGACCGAGGCCGCTCGCCTGTTGGCGAGCTTGGGCGGTATGGCCGAGACCGCACGAGAGTTGGCCTATCGCCTTCATTCAATTTCCAGCAGGAAAAAGTGGGCAGAAGAAGAGCGGGCCTACAACGGTCTAGTCATCGCGTGGCCGGAACTCACGAAGCTTGCCCTTTCGAGCCGTGTACGGCAACCTGAGTCGCAGCGTGAACTTTTCTGA
- a CDS encoding DUF499 domain-containing protein: MAVSNRERVGKGLDLLSAGLRPFVERELKSHLGDNWQNALPDPSNRGPRGKPQPINLDDPATLLGVLWDQWNAVFRDVLGPAERSIVSELRTIRNQWAHNEQFTSNDAIRALDSMERLLNAVSAADSAGEVGQMRMDLMRTMFDEQRRSEMRKKSAQPTEGKPQGGLKPWREVVTPHPDVASGRYQQAEFAADLWQVYQGEGSDEYKHPTEFFRRTFITEGLRRLLSQAVLRLSGKGGDPVVELQTNFGGGKTHSMLALYHLFSGASPADLPGAEELVKAVGIPLPKSVRRTVFVGTQISPGKPHKKPDGTTIRTVWGEIAWQLGGKDGYKLVKEDDERATNPGATMTELFNKYGPCLILIDEWVAYARQLHGTADLPAGTFDTQFTFAQALSEAAKAAKHTMLVVSIPASESPHQRADRGVTDIEVGGERGREALARLKNAVGRVEASWRPASPDEGFEIVRRRLFQPLSGDQFVARDAVARAFVDWYGTQQQEFPTECREADYERRIKMAYPIHPEMFDRLYNDWSTLDKFQRTRGVLRLMAAVIHSLWERQDGNLLIMPGNVPVDDQIVQFELTRYLEDQWVPVIEKDVDGANSLPLALDRDNPNLGRYSASRRVARTIYMGSAPTMRASHRGIDERQVKLGCAQPGESVATFGDALRRLTDSATYLYVDGKRYWYSTQPTVTRLADDRAGQLTDDQLGDEIVKRLREQARTRADFTKVHACAPSSDIPDEREARLVILGSDFPHTNKNGISAARKEAAAILDARGSSPRNYKNTLVFLAPDINRLRELEQSVRQFLSWSSIWDERVPLNLDQFQSRQAETKRKSANEAVDLRITEAYQWLLVPSQTDPKGEPSWTELKLQGQESLATRAAKKLKNEESLLVQMGAVRLRTELDRVPLWTGNHVGIKQLAEYMARYLYLPRLRDENVLFAAIQDGVASLMWQSETFAYAEGWDEQRKRYQGLRAATTIRVIADDRAVLVKPDIAAAQLAAEQRAAAAAGTTVAGPAPGSLVPSGPLNPDGSDSNPVSTGGTPGAVAPAAPALRRFHGSVKVDPLRLGRDAARIAEEVVQHLTGVVGAEVEITLEISAGLPEGASDKAVRDVTENCRTLRFTDFGFEEE; encoded by the coding sequence ATGGCAGTGAGCAATCGAGAACGTGTCGGCAAGGGGCTGGACCTGCTCTCCGCGGGCCTGCGGCCGTTCGTCGAGCGCGAACTGAAATCCCATCTCGGCGACAACTGGCAGAACGCCTTGCCCGATCCGTCCAACCGCGGACCGCGCGGCAAGCCTCAGCCGATCAACCTGGACGATCCGGCCACGTTGCTCGGCGTCCTCTGGGACCAGTGGAATGCCGTGTTCCGCGACGTGCTCGGACCGGCCGAGCGCAGCATCGTCAGCGAGCTTCGCACCATTCGTAACCAGTGGGCGCACAACGAACAGTTCACCAGCAACGACGCCATCCGCGCGCTGGATTCGATGGAGCGCCTGTTGAACGCCGTATCCGCCGCCGACTCCGCCGGCGAAGTCGGCCAGATGCGCATGGACTTGATGCGCACGATGTTCGACGAGCAGCGCCGCTCCGAGATGCGGAAGAAGTCGGCTCAGCCCACCGAAGGCAAGCCACAGGGCGGGTTGAAACCGTGGCGCGAGGTCGTCACGCCGCACCCGGACGTGGCGAGCGGCCGGTATCAGCAGGCCGAGTTTGCGGCCGACCTGTGGCAGGTGTACCAAGGCGAAGGCTCCGATGAGTACAAACATCCGACGGAGTTCTTCCGCCGAACGTTCATCACCGAGGGGCTGCGCCGATTGTTGTCTCAGGCCGTGCTGCGATTGTCGGGCAAAGGCGGCGATCCGGTCGTCGAGCTTCAAACCAACTTCGGCGGCGGCAAGACGCACTCCATGCTGGCCCTGTACCACCTGTTCTCCGGCGCGTCGCCGGCCGACCTGCCCGGCGCCGAGGAGCTGGTCAAGGCCGTCGGCATCCCGCTGCCCAAGAGTGTTCGCCGAACCGTGTTCGTCGGCACGCAGATTTCACCAGGCAAGCCGCACAAGAAGCCCGACGGCACGACGATCCGCACCGTATGGGGCGAAATCGCGTGGCAGCTTGGCGGCAAGGACGGCTACAAGCTCGTCAAGGAGGATGACGAGCGGGCGACAAACCCAGGCGCGACGATGACGGAGTTGTTCAACAAGTACGGCCCGTGCCTGATCCTGATCGACGAATGGGTCGCCTACGCCCGGCAGCTTCACGGCACGGCCGACCTGCCGGCCGGCACGTTCGACACGCAGTTCACGTTCGCCCAGGCGCTCAGCGAAGCGGCCAAGGCCGCGAAGCACACGATGCTGGTCGTGAGCATCCCGGCGTCGGAAAGCCCGCACCAGCGGGCCGACCGCGGCGTGACCGACATCGAAGTCGGCGGCGAGCGCGGCCGCGAGGCGCTTGCCCGCCTCAAGAACGCCGTCGGCCGCGTCGAAGCATCGTGGCGGCCGGCCAGCCCGGACGAAGGCTTCGAGATCGTCCGGCGACGGCTGTTTCAGCCGCTATCCGGCGACCAGTTCGTCGCCCGCGACGCCGTGGCCCGCGCGTTTGTCGATTGGTACGGCACGCAGCAGCAGGAGTTTCCGACCGAGTGTCGCGAAGCCGACTACGAACGCCGCATCAAGATGGCCTATCCGATCCACCCGGAGATGTTCGACCGGCTCTACAACGACTGGTCCACGCTCGACAAGTTCCAGCGCACCCGCGGCGTGCTGCGCCTCATGGCGGCGGTGATCCATTCATTGTGGGAACGCCAGGACGGCAACCTGCTCATCATGCCCGGCAACGTGCCCGTCGATGACCAGATCGTGCAGTTTGAACTCACCCGCTACCTTGAAGACCAATGGGTTCCCGTGATCGAGAAGGACGTGGACGGAGCGAACTCGCTTCCGCTCGCCTTGGACCGCGACAACCCCAATCTCGGTCGCTACTCCGCGTCGCGTCGAGTCGCCCGAACCATCTACATGGGTTCCGCTCCCACGATGCGGGCATCGCACCGCGGGATCGACGAGCGCCAAGTGAAGCTCGGCTGCGCCCAACCAGGCGAGTCCGTCGCCACGTTCGGCGACGCGCTGCGGCGACTAACAGACAGTGCCACGTACCTCTACGTGGACGGCAAGCGCTACTGGTACTCGACGCAGCCGACCGTCACGCGGCTGGCCGACGACCGAGCCGGCCAACTCACCGACGACCAGCTCGGCGACGAAATCGTCAAGCGTCTACGGGAACAGGCCAGAACGCGCGCCGACTTCACCAAGGTTCACGCCTGCGCGCCGAGCAGCGACATTCCGGACGAGCGCGAGGCCCGGCTTGTGATTCTGGGGTCGGACTTCCCGCACACGAACAAGAACGGGATCAGTGCGGCGCGCAAGGAGGCCGCCGCGATCCTGGATGCCCGCGGCTCGTCGCCGCGCAACTACAAGAACACGCTCGTCTTTCTCGCACCCGACATCAACCGGCTCCGCGAACTGGAGCAATCTGTCCGACAATTCCTCTCGTGGTCCTCGATTTGGGATGAGCGCGTTCCCCTCAATCTGGATCAGTTTCAGAGCCGCCAGGCCGAGACGAAGCGCAAGAGCGCGAACGAGGCCGTCGATTTGCGGATCACCGAGGCGTATCAGTGGCTTCTCGTCCCGAGCCAGACCGACCCGAAGGGTGAGCCGTCATGGACGGAGTTGAAGCTCCAGGGACAGGAGAGTCTCGCCACCCGTGCAGCGAAGAAGCTCAAGAACGAGGAATCGCTGCTCGTGCAGATGGGGGCCGTGCGGCTGCGGACGGAACTAGACCGCGTGCCGCTTTGGACCGGCAACCACGTCGGGATCAAGCAGCTTGCCGAGTACATGGCCCGCTACCTCTATCTCCCGCGGCTTCGCGACGAGAACGTCCTCTTCGCCGCGATCCAGGATGGCGTCGCCAGCCTAATGTGGCAGAGCGAGACGTTCGCCTATGCCGAAGGATGGGACGAACAGCGCAAGCGGTATCAGGGACTTCGTGCCGCGACCACGATCCGCGTCATCGCGGACGACCGGGCCGTCCTGGTCAAGCCGGACATTGCCGCCGCGCAGCTGGCGGCCGAGCAGCGGGCGGCTGCCGCCGCCGGGACGACAGTAGCGGGGCCTGCTCCTGGCTCTCTCGTCCCCTCTGGCCCGCTCAACCCGGACGGTTCGGACTCGAATCCGGTCTCCACCGGCGGCACACCGGGCGCGGTAGCGCCCGCCGCACCCGCCCTCCGCCGCTTTCACGGCTCGGTAAAGGTGGACCCTCTTCGCCTTGGCCGAGACGCGGCCCGCATCGCCGAGGAAGTCGTTCAGCACCTGACCGGCGTCGTCGGGGCCGAGGTGGAGATCACGCTCGAAATCAGCGCAGGGCTCCCCGAGGGCGCATCAGACAAGGCGGTTCGTGACGTGACGGAGAACTGCCGGACGCTGCGGTTCACCGACTTCGGGTTCGAGGAGGAGTAG
- a CDS encoding restriction endonuclease, whose amino-acid sequence MPQKERRELGPNEVWVGDSEWYLDLKDYTLIHDGERIGTAYSVSPTVLLSTALVRRGASTPEGDEIQGPTATWFEISRQLKRDPEFRFEFTSDPTKFEEFLAGAYKLQGWDAVTLTPRSGDKGRDVIAVTSKMSAMRVLDQAKAYSPRLLVSANDVRAVFGVLRLDPGATKGIITTTSDFAPGIADEFQKLIPYQLETKNGEQFLAWIRQVLSSEAVDVQRPEPKWIKPPPGVIQPWVVPPSRRQKRDEG is encoded by the coding sequence ATGCCCCAGAAGGAACGACGCGAGCTCGGTCCGAACGAAGTTTGGGTGGGCGACTCTGAGTGGTATCTGGACCTTAAGGATTACACGCTCATCCACGACGGCGAGAGAATTGGGACGGCCTACTCGGTCTCTCCAACGGTGCTACTGAGTACGGCGCTCGTACGGCGCGGCGCGAGTACGCCGGAAGGGGACGAAATCCAGGGGCCTACGGCGACGTGGTTCGAGATCAGCCGGCAGCTCAAACGCGATCCAGAGTTTCGTTTCGAGTTCACCTCCGACCCAACGAAGTTCGAGGAGTTCTTGGCGGGGGCGTATAAGCTGCAAGGGTGGGACGCAGTAACTCTCACGCCGCGGAGCGGCGACAAAGGCCGGGACGTGATTGCGGTCACGTCAAAGATGAGCGCAATGCGAGTTCTGGATCAGGCAAAGGCGTACAGTCCCAGACTCTTGGTTTCGGCAAATGATGTTCGTGCCGTCTTCGGCGTTCTGCGCCTCGATCCCGGCGCAACCAAGGGCATCATTACCACGACGAGTGATTTTGCCCCGGGCATCGCCGATGAGTTTCAGAAGTTGATTCCGTACCAGCTAGAGACGAAGAACGGCGAGCAGTTTCTGGCATGGATTCGGCAAGTCCTATCCTCCGAGGCAGTCGACGTTCAGCGACCGGAGCCGAAATGGATCAAACCGCCGCCTGGTGTTATTCAGCCATGGGTCGTCCCGCCCAGCCGCAGGCAGAAGCGTGATGAGGGATAG
- a CDS encoding helix-turn-helix transcriptional regulator encodes MTDQPRAFGQVLRERRIAKGYSLRKFAEMVGVSPTYLSQVEQDKVEKPPTAERVRRMAELLGESVDELSALADRVPEDLPGSWCTRRGRSGAGIRTLSPSLRFGPAAPAPRN; translated from the coding sequence ATGACGGATCAACCGAGAGCATTTGGCCAAGTACTCCGTGAGCGACGGATCGCGAAGGGGTACAGCCTGCGCAAGTTTGCAGAGATGGTCGGGGTGAGCCCGACGTATTTGTCGCAGGTGGAACAGGACAAGGTCGAGAAACCGCCGACGGCTGAGCGGGTGCGACGCATGGCGGAGCTGCTGGGTGAGAGCGTTGATGAATTAAGCGCGCTGGCGGATCGGGTGCCCGAGGATCTGCCAGGAAGTTGGTGTACGCGGCGTGGGAGAAGTGGCGCGGGAATCCGAACACTGTCGCCGTCGCTGAGATTCGGCCCGGCCGCGCCGGCGCCGCGGAACTGA